Part of the Halodesulfurarchaeum formicicum genome is shown below.
CCGATTCTAACTCAGTTTCACTGTATACCTGCATCCCGCGTTTCGAAACTCCTTGCCAGAACGCGCGTTTGAGGAGAAAAACAGGATCTGTCCGGAATTCGTACACCTTGTGACCGACCTCCGCGTCCGGATTATACAAAACACCGTGTCCCGTTTCTTCTGCAATACGGCCACATAGGTCTGTCTCCGCACTTTGAAGGAGGGACCCACCTTTCGGACCGATCTCTGAGTTGAAGCCCCCGATTTCGTCAAAAACTGACTTTTTGACCGAGAGGTTAGACGCGAACGTGTTTCGAACCTCCGTCATTTCCTCCGGGTGGCCGGCATATGTGACACCAATGAGCCAGTAAAACTCCGGTGGGAGAAACTGGGGGTGTCCAGCAATCCAAATTGGAACCATCTTTCCCCCTGCAGCGACCGCATCGTATTCAGTATAGCAGCGGACTAATTCTTGTAACCAATCTTCATCCGCGACAGCATCGTCGTCGAAAAACGCCACGATCTCCCCTTCAGCTTTTGCTACTGCTCGGTTACGGCTGCTTGCAGCGCCAACGTTGGTCTCGTTTACGAGAATGGAGACTGCCGATTTGTCCTCCCAACGATCACGAAGGCGTTTGCCGAGTTCCTCTCGCCCATCTACGACTACAATGACATCTCTCTCAGAATAGTTCCCGTCAAGTATACTTTGGACCCCTTCGTTGATATCAGGAAATCGTTCAGGGTCATAAGCCGTCACAATGACCGTGACGTGCGGTTCCTTGTTCGTTGACACGCGATTGGATTTTCTTTCGTTGGCAAAATCTTTTGTGCTACGAATTGGGCGGTGAGTTTCTGATAAATCTATAGAGTGTTTGTTTTGGGATCGATCTAATGGGAAGTCAACCTTTGACCTGAATCGGGCAGTTGTCGAAGTAGGGAGCTCATCCACGGCTGTAGCTGTTTCCGTTGATTTGGGACGACTGGTACCAATCTGCTGTAATGTGTGGTGGCGGAGGTAACTTCATCCAGTTAGTCAGTAGGAAACTTCGGGCTCTCTGTGGAATTCGAAGACGACATACCGGAGAGTCCGTAATAGAATTTTTAATGAAGATACTGTGGCTTCGCCCGTCCAAAGGAGATAATATCAGTGTTCGGCGGGAGCGGATCGCCTCCGAGTTACGGGAACGAGGTTACACCGTCGACATCGTCGATGCTTCTGGATGGGATGCCCCAAAGGCCATCTGGAAGGCGTTGACCGGTTCCTATGATATTATTGCGGGTAACGTTCGAGTTGGGCTCTATCTTGGATATCCGATTGCTCGACTTCTTCGGACTCCGTTCTTGGGCGACGTGAGCGACCCGATTTCGGATATCGACTATCTTCCTGAACCGCTGTTCCGGTTCTTCGAACGGTACGAATGGTGGGTGTTGGAACGAGCTGATGCGACGGTGTTTGTCTACAAATCGAGCTATCAAGAAGCACTTGACCGTGGGATAGACGACGCAGTTCGACTTCCGAACGCCGTGGATTACGAGGCCTTTGCCGATCCCAATCCGGAAGCAGTGCGAGATGCGGAGTCGATTTTACGGGAGGAAGGCGTTGATCTTGATAATCCGATCGCGATATATCTCGGGGTTCTGACACCGAGTTACAAGATCGAAGCGATTCTCGAGACGGCCCAACACGCACCGGAGTGGGAGTTTGTCTTTATTGGGGAAGGCGATCTGGCTGATACTGTTCGGCAGGAAGCACAGTCACAGGACAACGTCCACTATCCGGGTGCGTTCGAATACCGACTCATGCCTGGATTTCTTGCACATGCAGACGTCGGTTTCTGTTTCAAGGATGCTGAACAGCCGTTGAAGCTCAAGGAGTACGGCGCGGCAGGGCTTCCTACTATCGTTCGGCCTGGGGAGTTGTCGAAATGGTACGATGATAATGAGTTGGCGTTTTTAGAGCCAGATCCCGAAGCCATTGTTGATCGGTTAGATGAATTGGGGAGTAATCAAGAAATGTACGCGACTTACAGCGAGGCAGGACGTGAGATTGGGAGTGAATGGAGCTGGGAGGAGATTGCAGAAGGTTATATTCGAATTTTTGAGGACAAATTCCAAGATTTAGTTTCCCATTCTGAACTGCTTTAAGCACCCAAATAGACTTAAAACCGGGACAAAAGAAATTGTTACAACGAACCGAATAATGTTAGACTATTTCCGGAGTTTTTGTTAACTCTATGAGGGACAACAGTAAATATGAACAGGTGACAGGTACGTTACTGAACGTAAGCACATCAGTTGTATAACCAAAAAATTCACTGGATGAAAATGTCTCGATCAATTGGACATTATCTCATATGTTCGGCCCAAGTTTGAACATATCGATCAGAAACACGTCGAGTGATGTAACCGATAAGTTAGCCAATATTAGCTCAAGGTAGATGAGGATGAACACGAAGATGGCGACCCGAGGTTGTAGAAGTTATTAATCCCTTTTTCGTTACGACGAAGTTTGATGCGAGAGTCCCTGAACTGATCTGTGGCGTCCACGAAGTCCTGATAGAGCTAATATGTCAATCCGAGAATATGACTGTCTCGTTGTATCGAGAAGCGCGTCGACATTCCGCCGATGGGCGACAATGTTGTTTTCCGAATCAGATATGAGTGTACCCGTGCGAAGACGCATCTACCACTATGGTTGGTACTTGACCCACAGAAGTACTCTGACTCCGCGGCACAGGCAAAATACAGGCCCCGGGCTCGGGGGAACATGCTAAAACTTACTTGTCCTCCATGGTTAACATGGTCTAGAAGGGTTAAAATGAGTCAATTAGTTTTTTCAGATGTCGATGGCGTCCTCACAGACTCGAAAATCAATATCGGCCGGGATGGCGAGGTCTTCAAATCGTTTGACGTAAAAGACGGATACGGAATCGTCCAGTGGCGGGAACAGGACGGCCGCGACTTCGCGATCGTCACCTCAAGGGAATCCCAAGCTGTTGCTAATCGGGCGTCGGAACTTGGTGTGGACGAGGTCCACCAAGGGGTGGAAAATAAAAAACAAAAAATCGAGGAGATCACACTTCGTCTCGGATTCGATCTCGCGGATTCGGTTTACATTGGCGACGATCTGACGGACCTACAGGCTATGAAAACTGTTGGGACGGCTTGTTGTCCCGCAGACGCGGCTCAAAAAGTAAAAAACGAGTGTTCGTACGTCAGCCAGTACAACGGTGGCGACGGAGCCGTTCGGGACATCCTGAACCACTTAGAAACAGCTTCTCAAATAGCACTTGGCGTTATTCCCGCTCGATATGGGTCAACGCGTCTGCCCGGTAAACCATTAGTCGAGATAGCTGGCAAGCCGATGATTCAGCATGTATACGAGCGTGCGAGCAGAGCGAACTTGCTTGACGACCTCATCGTTGCAACAGACGATGAACGCATTGTTGAGGCGGTCGAGGCGGTCGGCGGCACCGCAATGATGACCGAAGCTGATCACCCGACAGGAACGGATCGGGTGGCAGAAGTGGCTGCGAATGTCGGCGCGGACTTTACGATCAATATCCAGGGCGACGAGCCGCTAATTAACCCTGATCTCATCGACGCAATTGTGACGGCTCTTAGAGAGAACTCTCCGAAAGTCGCAACGCCGATCTCCCCAATTGAAGATGAATCACTCCTTAACGACGAAAACACGGTCAAGGTTGTAACCGACGCCGACGGAAGGGCGCTTTACTTTTCGCGGTCGAAAATACCATCAGGTGGAGAAACAGGAACGACGTACAAACATATCGGGCTGTATGGATTCGAGACAGAGCTCCTACTCAAATACATCAATATGGAGTCAGAACTCGAATCCGTTGAAGACCTCGAACAACTTCGGCTGCTTGAAAATGGGTACGAAATACAAACTGTTGAGACAGACTACAACTCAAAAGAGGTTAACGTGGAAAGTGATATAATGAGGGTGGAAAAAGAAATAGAACAGATACACACCCATGGAACTCAGTAACAACATTTCCGTTTCTAACGAAGACGATTTTTTCTTGATCGCGGGTCCGTGTGCGATCGAATCAGAGGAACAAGTGCTGAAGACAGCACGGGAACTGAAAGACATCACTGACCGCCACGACATCGACCTGATTTTCAAGAGTTCGTTCGACAAAGCTAACCGGTCGTCGATCAGTTCGTATCGTGGTCCCGGGATGGAACGGGGACTCGAAATCTTACAGCGGGTCAAAGACGAGTACGACCTTCCGGTTATAACTGACTTCCACGTCCCTGAACAGGCAGAGCCCGCTGCAGACGTCGTTGACGCTCTCCAGGTGCCAGCGTTCCTCTCACGGCAAACCGATATGCTCACTGCGGCTGGAGAGACGGGACTCCCGATCAACGTCAAGAAGGGGCAGTTTCTTGCTGCGGACGGTATGGATAACGTCGTGAACAAGATTGAATCGACGGGGAACGAACGGGTGATGCTCTGTGAACGCGGGGCGATGTTTGGATACAATAACCTCGTCGCTGATATGCGGAATTTAGATATTATGAAGGGACTAGACAAGCCGGTTGTGTTCGACACGACACACTCGGTGCAACGGCCGGGCGCACAGGGCGACTCCAGTGGGGGGGATCGTCGGTTTGCGCCGACGTTAGCGCGGGCCGCACTTGGTGTTGGGGTGGCTGGTATTTTTGCCGAAGTGCACCCTGATCCGTCGTCAGCCAAATCCGACGCGGCGACACAACTTCCGCTCGATGATTTCGAATCGCTCCTAAAACAATGGAAAGCGATTGATAAAGCGGTGAAACATGGCAAGTGATCAGGACGGGCTGGCCAAGACAGATGTTCGTGATGCCGTCTATCACACGCTATCGGTTCAAGAAAGTTCAATTTCCACGCTACAGGATACGGAGACGGTCGCGGAGATAACCCGTGTGGCGGAAGTGATTAGCGAAGAAGATGGTCGGGTGGTATTTTCCGGAATTGGAAAGTCCGGGGACGTGGGCAAGAAGGTCTCATCGACCTTCAATAGTATAGGGGTGTCTTCGCACTTCATTCATCCTGTCGAGGCTCTCCACGGAGACTTGGGGGCTCTTTCAGCGGAAGACGTTGTTGTTCTTATCTCGAATAGCGGAAACACGGACGAGATGGTAGAGCTACTGCAATTTCTTCGCTCGTTCGATGCGACGACTGTATCGATCACGTCCGATCCTGAATCGAAATTAGGCACAAGGGCGGATTATCATATCAACACGAAAATAGAAGAGGAAGGAGCGGTCGTGGAGTTAGTCCCGATGGCCAGTGCTACTTCCACGATGGTCATCGGAGACTGTATCGCTAATGCACTGATGGCAAATCGGGATTTCAGCGAACAGGATTACGGACACTTCCATCCTGGGGGAACAATTGGGAAGCGTTTGTTGCTTACCGTTGAGGATTTACTACACAAGAATATTCCAAAAACTCGGCCAGCAGACACACTAGCTAAAGTTGCTCTGAAAATAAGTGAGGGCGGTAAAGGGATTGCTGTGGTTCAGGACGATGATGACTATGTGAAAGGGGTCTTAACGGACGGTGATATACGCCGATTTATTGAATCTGGTACTGACTTCCATGATGTGGTAGCCGAAGAAGTGATGATTACGGATCCGATTACGACTTCCGTTGATATGGCCGCAATACGGGCTTTAGAAGTTATTGAGGAGAAAAATATTTCACAGCTTGTGGTGACTGATGATTCTGACCAGTTCTTAGGTGTCGTTCACATCCATGACATTATGGAGAGAGGGTTGACGGCATAATATGGACGATATTCTATTTATCTCAGATACCTCGGATGGGCAGAACTGGGGCTGTTACGAAACCAGTAGACAGTTGAGAAACCTTCTATTGGAGTCAGTGGACATACAATATACAGTTTTTTTGAACGAAATCAGGGACCCAATCCGCACTACCGTTCCCCCGTCATTATCTGATGTTCAGTATTTAATCGGAGAGTCTTCGAAGATATTCGAAAGTTCTTCCCCAATATATAGGCGATTTCTTGATCATGGGTTACGACCAGCAAAACACGTATTTGATATTTATCCTAGAGTTATGGACCAATTTGAAAACAAGTCCGAACTGTTTCTCAAATCAAAATTGTTCGGCAAGTATTTCCC
Proteins encoded:
- a CDS encoding glycosyltransferase family 2 protein; translated protein: MSTNKEPHVTVIVTAYDPERFPDINEGVQSILDGNYSERDVIVVVDGREELGKRLRDRWEDKSAVSILVNETNVGAASSRNRAVAKAEGEIVAFFDDDAVADEDWLQELVRCYTEYDAVAAGGKMVPIWIAGHPQFLPPEFYWLIGVTYAGHPEEMTEVRNTFASNLSVKKSVFDEIGGFNSEIGPKGGSLLQSAETDLCGRIAEETGHGVLYNPDAEVGHKVYEFRTDPVFLLKRAFWQGVSKRGMQVYSETELESESDFLKNLVTSAVPSRLKQLVRGERLKNLQQLGFLLFATVSVGLGYVYGFSKFRNA
- a CDS encoding glycosyltransferase family 4 protein, which gives rise to MKILWLRPSKGDNISVRRERIASELRERGYTVDIVDASGWDAPKAIWKALTGSYDIIAGNVRVGLYLGYPIARLLRTPFLGDVSDPISDIDYLPEPLFRFFERYEWWVLERADATVFVYKSSYQEALDRGIDDAVRLPNAVDYEAFADPNPEAVRDAESILREEGVDLDNPIAIYLGVLTPSYKIEAILETAQHAPEWEFVFIGEGDLADTVRQEAQSQDNVHYPGAFEYRLMPGFLAHADVGFCFKDAEQPLKLKEYGAAGLPTIVRPGELSKWYDDNELAFLEPDPEAIVDRLDELGSNQEMYATYSEAGREIGSEWSWEEIAEGYIRIFEDKFQDLVSHSELL
- the kdsB gene encoding 3-deoxy-manno-octulosonate cytidylyltransferase, yielding MSQLVFSDVDGVLTDSKINIGRDGEVFKSFDVKDGYGIVQWREQDGRDFAIVTSRESQAVANRASELGVDEVHQGVENKKQKIEEITLRLGFDLADSVYIGDDLTDLQAMKTVGTACCPADAAQKVKNECSYVSQYNGGDGAVRDILNHLETASQIALGVIPARYGSTRLPGKPLVEIAGKPMIQHVYERASRANLLDDLIVATDDERIVEAVEAVGGTAMMTEADHPTGTDRVAEVAANVGADFTINIQGDEPLINPDLIDAIVTALRENSPKVATPISPIEDESLLNDENTVKVVTDADGRALYFSRSKIPSGGETGTTYKHIGLYGFETELLLKYINMESELESVEDLEQLRLLENGYEIQTVETDYNSKEVNVESDIMRVEKEIEQIHTHGTQ
- the kdsA gene encoding 3-deoxy-8-phosphooctulonate synthase; translated protein: MELSNNISVSNEDDFFLIAGPCAIESEEQVLKTARELKDITDRHDIDLIFKSSFDKANRSSISSYRGPGMERGLEILQRVKDEYDLPVITDFHVPEQAEPAADVVDALQVPAFLSRQTDMLTAAGETGLPINVKKGQFLAADGMDNVVNKIESTGNERVMLCERGAMFGYNNLVADMRNLDIMKGLDKPVVFDTTHSVQRPGAQGDSSGGDRRFAPTLARAALGVGVAGIFAEVHPDPSSAKSDAATQLPLDDFESLLKQWKAIDKAVKHGK
- a CDS encoding KpsF/GutQ family sugar-phosphate isomerase, whose product is MASDQDGLAKTDVRDAVYHTLSVQESSISTLQDTETVAEITRVAEVISEEDGRVVFSGIGKSGDVGKKVSSTFNSIGVSSHFIHPVEALHGDLGALSAEDVVVLISNSGNTDEMVELLQFLRSFDATTVSITSDPESKLGTRADYHINTKIEEEGAVVELVPMASATSTMVIGDCIANALMANRDFSEQDYGHFHPGGTIGKRLLLTVEDLLHKNIPKTRPADTLAKVALKISEGGKGIAVVQDDDDYVKGVLTDGDIRRFIESGTDFHDVVAEEVMITDPITTSVDMAAIRALEVIEEKNISQLVVTDDSDQFLGVVHIHDIMERGLTA